One stretch of Planococcus sp. PAMC 21323 DNA includes these proteins:
- a CDS encoding ROK family protein, with product MEKVLGVDIGGTKIRMGIIDASGQILYEEKIPTVIPLYPYLEENVLRILAEQPEVQAIGIGTHGFVDPKQGKVIYAAETLPGWTGTPVKEWLEKATGKRVEVENDANVVALAEAKFGAAQGLNRVVVLTLGTGLGGGVLWDGKLLSGGPHGGAAELGHMILYPNGVKCACGRLGCSEMYVSGTALQRRIKEAGLPVTPPELFENAKTDPAAKKVVEEFTADLALVISNLQAVFDMEMVIIGGGVSEAADLWMASLQEKMEAVLLNPVPVEVARFENDAGILGAALLVLEN from the coding sequence ATGGAAAAAGTATTAGGAGTCGACATAGGTGGCACGAAAATCCGCATGGGCATCATTGATGCGAGCGGCCAAATTTTATACGAAGAAAAAATTCCAACAGTCATTCCACTTTATCCGTACCTTGAAGAAAACGTTTTGCGGATATTGGCAGAGCAGCCAGAAGTCCAAGCCATTGGTATTGGCACGCATGGCTTTGTCGATCCGAAACAAGGAAAGGTAATCTACGCTGCAGAAACATTGCCAGGTTGGACGGGTACACCTGTTAAAGAATGGCTCGAAAAAGCAACAGGCAAACGCGTCGAAGTCGAAAACGATGCCAATGTTGTGGCACTTGCGGAAGCAAAATTTGGTGCAGCACAAGGGTTAAATCGTGTCGTCGTATTGACACTCGGCACAGGTCTTGGCGGGGGAGTATTATGGGACGGCAAGCTATTAAGCGGGGGACCGCATGGTGGTGCTGCGGAGCTTGGTCATATGATTCTCTATCCAAACGGTGTGAAATGTGCGTGCGGACGTCTAGGATGCAGTGAAATGTACGTATCTGGAACCGCGTTGCAGCGACGCATTAAAGAAGCTGGACTGCCAGTAACGCCTCCCGAACTTTTTGAAAATGCAAAAACCGATCCTGCTGCTAAAAAAGTGGTGGAAGAATTTACAGCCGACTTAGCACTCGTCATCAGTAATTTGCAAGCGGTATTCGATATGGAAATGGTCATTATCGGTGGCGGCGTATCAGAAGCGGCAGACTTGTGGATGGCTTCATTGCAAGAAAAGATGGAAGCAGTTTTATTAAATCCGGTGCCAGTAGAAGTAGCACGTTTTGAAAACGATGCCGGCATTTTAGGAGCTGCATTGCTAGTTCTTGAAAATTAA
- a CDS encoding ABC transporter substrate-binding protein — MKELKFSKGLVASLMLSAAVLAGCSSDGEKEGSGSEGEQVTVDIFQFKVEFKEQFEDVVALYEEENPNVNIEITTVGGGEDYGAALRSRFASGNEPAIFNIGGPQDVADWKDSLADLTDTAASGAALEGTLDGVTVESEVLGLPYNQEGYGFIYNTRLFEEAGVDPASITDFATLEEAVKTLDSKKDELGLESVFAFPGKETWVTGLHLSNTFLAPEFDNNVLTAFDAETVDFKYGEGFKKIVDLQNEYSKQPTVSLDYSQQVEELFSLERVAIIQQGNWAYGSIAGIDQELADSGVGLMPIPVEGMDNAGLPVGVPMYWGVNKKADEAVVEESKAFLDWLYTSDAGKTAVLEDFKFIPAYEGYDTSKIADPMSKAIYDASESGNTIGWVFMGYPTGWGQDELGANIQKYLSEEATWDEVMDSAKEAWKTDRAK; from the coding sequence ATGAAAGAATTAAAGTTCAGCAAGGGGCTTGTAGCATCGTTGATGTTATCAGCAGCAGTTTTAGCAGGATGTAGCAGTGATGGAGAAAAAGAAGGGTCAGGATCTGAAGGCGAACAAGTAACGGTTGATATTTTCCAATTCAAAGTGGAATTTAAAGAACAGTTTGAAGACGTTGTCGCACTTTACGAAGAAGAAAACCCGAACGTTAATATCGAAATCACAACAGTTGGTGGCGGAGAAGATTACGGCGCAGCACTTCGTTCACGCTTTGCATCAGGCAACGAACCCGCGATCTTTAACATTGGTGGACCTCAAGATGTAGCGGACTGGAAAGACAGCTTAGCGGATTTAACAGACACAGCAGCTTCAGGCGCAGCTCTTGAAGGCACGCTTGACGGTGTAACAGTTGAATCTGAAGTACTTGGACTTCCTTATAACCAAGAAGGTTACGGCTTTATCTACAACACGCGTTTATTCGAAGAAGCTGGAGTTGATCCTGCATCAATCACGGATTTCGCAACACTTGAAGAAGCTGTGAAAACATTAGATTCGAAAAAAGACGAGCTTGGTCTTGAATCAGTATTCGCTTTCCCAGGTAAAGAAACTTGGGTAACAGGACTTCACTTATCGAATACATTCCTAGCACCTGAATTTGACAACAATGTACTAACAGCATTTGATGCTGAAACTGTTGACTTCAAATATGGAGAAGGCTTTAAGAAAATTGTTGATTTGCAAAACGAATACTCTAAACAACCAACAGTTAGTCTTGATTACTCTCAACAAGTTGAAGAATTGTTCTCACTTGAGCGCGTAGCGATTATCCAACAAGGAAACTGGGCTTACGGCTCAATCGCTGGCATCGACCAAGAACTTGCTGACAGCGGTGTTGGTCTTATGCCAATTCCTGTAGAAGGCATGGATAATGCTGGATTACCAGTTGGCGTACCAATGTATTGGGGCGTAAACAAAAAAGCTGACGAAGCAGTTGTAGAAGAATCAAAAGCATTTTTAGATTGGTTATATACATCTGATGCAGGTAAAACAGCTGTATTAGAAGACTTTAAATTTATCCCAGCTTACGAAGGTTACGATACGTCGAAAATTGCTGATCCAATGTCGAAAGCAATCTATGATGCATCTGAATCAGGTAACACAATTGGATGGGTATTCATGGGCTATCCAACTGGATGGGGACAAGATGAGCTTGGCGCGAACATCCAAAAATACCTAAGCGAAGAAGCAACATGGGACGAAGTTATGGACTCTGCTAAAGAAGCATGGAAAACAGACAGAGCTAAATAA
- a CDS encoding carbohydrate ABC transporter permease has protein sequence MRTKDLSYWLFLAPVLMALTLVVIVPMLLGVYYSFTTWNGIDTGEFVGFQNYIDLFKDQRFLDSLWFTTKFSVVSVILINVIGLSLALLVTGRVRSSKLLRTTFFMPNLIGGLILGFIWQFIFIKVFASVGEIIGMESLQGWLSTTDTGFWGLVILMSWQMAGYIMVIYIAYLEGMPKELLEASEIDGASSFQRFRYVVFPLVAPAFTVSMFLTLSNTFKLYDQNLSLTGGGPYNSTEMVAMEIFKTAFMQNAFAYAQAKAVIFFLIVAIIALVQVYLNKRKEVEM, from the coding sequence ATGCGTACAAAAGATTTATCTTATTGGTTGTTTCTAGCCCCTGTATTAATGGCACTTACGCTAGTCGTCATCGTTCCGATGCTGCTAGGCGTGTATTATTCCTTCACAACTTGGAACGGCATCGACACAGGAGAATTCGTCGGATTCCAAAACTACATCGATTTGTTCAAAGATCAGCGTTTCCTTGATTCGCTATGGTTTACAACAAAATTCTCAGTAGTATCCGTTATCTTAATTAACGTAATCGGCTTGTCACTAGCGCTACTTGTTACAGGTCGCGTTCGTTCAAGCAAGTTATTGCGTACAACATTTTTTATGCCGAACTTAATCGGTGGATTGATCTTAGGATTTATCTGGCAGTTTATCTTCATTAAAGTATTTGCAAGTGTCGGCGAAATCATCGGCATGGAAAGTTTACAAGGCTGGTTGTCTACAACAGACACGGGATTCTGGGGCTTAGTTATTTTGATGAGCTGGCAGATGGCCGGTTACATCATGGTTATCTATATCGCTTATTTGGAAGGAATGCCGAAAGAATTGCTTGAGGCGTCTGAAATCGACGGAGCTTCTTCGTTCCAACGTTTCCGTTATGTTGTATTTCCACTTGTGGCACCTGCGTTTACGGTCAGCATGTTCTTAACGCTGTCGAATACGTTTAAATTGTACGACCAAAACTTGTCGCTAACAGGCGGCGGACCTTACAACTCTACAGAAATGGTCGCGATGGAAATCTTTAAGACGGCGTTTATGCAAAATGCCTTTGCTTATGCACAAGCGAAAGCCGTTATTTTCTTCCTCATCGTAGCGATCATCGCTCTTGTCCAGGTATATCTGAACAAACGTAAGGAGGTCGAAATGTAA
- a CDS encoding carbohydrate ABC transporter permease — MKKKWNIKLEVLGLLLAILWLAPFYLMFVNSFKSKKEIFMDTISPPESWSFDNYIKAFEELDFMQTLFNSLLITVISVVLIILFSAMAAYALSRAKSKLSTVLFFTFVAAMLIPFQSVMIPLVTVFGKFDMLNRGGLIFMYIGFGASLSIFLYHGALNNIPRSLDEAATIDGANRFQVFWYIIFPILKPITVTVAILNIIWIWNDYLLPSLVINTPGSETIPLKMFFFFGEYTKQWHLALAGLTLAIVPVIIFYFFAQREIIKGVSDGAVK; from the coding sequence ATGAAGAAAAAGTGGAATATTAAACTCGAAGTTCTCGGCCTATTGTTGGCGATTTTATGGCTAGCGCCGTTTTATCTGATGTTCGTGAACTCGTTTAAATCAAAAAAAGAAATCTTTATGGATACGATTAGTCCTCCAGAAAGCTGGAGTTTTGATAACTACATTAAAGCATTTGAAGAACTTGATTTTATGCAAACATTATTTAATTCGCTATTAATTACCGTCATTAGTGTAGTATTAATTATCCTCTTTTCAGCAATGGCGGCATATGCGTTATCGCGTGCTAAAAGTAAACTTAGTACGGTGTTATTTTTCACATTCGTTGCGGCAATGTTAATTCCGTTTCAGTCGGTAATGATTCCGCTTGTAACCGTATTTGGTAAGTTTGACATGCTGAATCGCGGGGGGTTAATTTTTATGTATATCGGATTCGGCGCAAGTCTTTCGATATTCTTGTACCACGGTGCATTAAACAACATCCCACGTTCACTTGATGAAGCGGCGACAATTGATGGGGCAAATCGTTTCCAAGTGTTCTGGTATATTATTTTCCCAATCCTTAAACCAATTACGGTAACAGTTGCAATCCTCAACATCATTTGGATTTGGAACGATTATTTATTGCCATCACTTGTTATTAATACACCAGGAAGTGAAACCATTCCATTGAAGATGTTCTTCTTCTTCGGTGAATACACGAAGCAATGGCATTTAGCGCTTGCTGGATTAACACTGGCCATCGTCCCAGTTATCATTTTCTACTTCTTTGCACAGCGCGAAATTATCAAAGGGGTATCAGATGGAGCAGTAAAATAA
- a CDS encoding LacI family DNA-binding transcriptional regulator — translation MAITIKDVAKRAGVSPATVSRVIADNPRISVKTKVKVREVMKDMGYYPNFQARNLVANRSRTLGVVMENSAALAFQNPFFPEVLRGISMRAHDSKYGLYLSTGATQEEIYEEVVEMVQGRRVDGIILLYSKIDDPVLDFLRQSKLPFAVVGRPHQDPSSVTYVDNDNINIAKETVEFLIDLGHRHIAFVGGAVDFVVSLDRMKGYKQALAKHNIVFDVDYTVNQDFMQGNERESIRNLMALPVPPTAIVTHDDMVAYEVIGYLEDLEIKVPEDVSIVGFNNHTISRHLKPPLSTVDISIYELGLCATELVLEKITDDSTPSKQVVVPSRLIERGSCRRL, via the coding sequence ATGGCAATCACGATTAAAGATGTTGCGAAACGAGCGGGTGTATCGCCAGCTACCGTGTCCCGCGTAATTGCTGATAATCCGAGAATCAGTGTAAAAACGAAAGTGAAAGTTCGGGAAGTCATGAAGGATATGGGTTATTATCCAAACTTTCAAGCCCGCAACTTAGTGGCCAATAGAAGTCGAACACTCGGCGTAGTTATGGAAAACTCAGCAGCGCTGGCTTTTCAAAACCCATTTTTTCCGGAAGTATTGCGTGGCATTTCAATGCGCGCCCACGACAGTAAATACGGTTTGTATTTATCGACAGGTGCTACTCAAGAAGAAATTTACGAAGAAGTCGTTGAAATGGTGCAAGGTCGGCGAGTAGACGGCATCATTCTTCTGTATTCAAAAATCGACGATCCGGTTTTGGATTTCTTAAGGCAAAGTAAATTGCCATTCGCTGTTGTTGGGCGTCCACATCAAGATCCGAGTTCTGTCACTTACGTCGATAATGACAACATCAATATCGCAAAAGAAACAGTTGAATTCTTGATTGATCTTGGTCATCGTCACATTGCATTTGTTGGAGGAGCTGTGGATTTTGTCGTGTCACTCGACCGAATGAAAGGCTATAAGCAAGCCTTAGCAAAACACAATATCGTGTTCGACGTGGACTATACGGTCAATCAAGACTTTATGCAAGGCAACGAGCGCGAGTCTATTCGTAACTTGATGGCACTTCCCGTTCCACCGACGGCAATTGTCACGCATGACGATATGGTGGCGTACGAAGTAATTGGCTATCTCGAAGACTTGGAAATTAAGGTGCCTGAAGATGTATCCATTGTTGGATTTAACAATCACACCATTTCAAGACATTTAAAGCCGCCACTAAGCACGGTAGACATCTCGATTTACGAACTTGGACTATGTGCGACAGAATTGGTATTAGAGAAAATAACAGACGACTCGACACCTTCAAAACAAGTTGTGGTTCCTTCCAGGCTAATTGAAAGAGGATCTTGTCGGCGTCTTTGA
- a CDS encoding glycoside hydrolase family 13 protein, which translates to MNKKWWKEAIVYQVYPRSFMDSNGDGLGDINGVTSKLDYLKDMGIDVIWICPMYKSPNDDNGYDISDYQAILEDFGTMDDFERLMEEVHARGMKLIIDLVINHTSDEHPWFIESSSSRHNPKRDWYVWRDEPLNWESIFGGPAWEFDEKTQQYYLHIFSKKQPDLNWENPEVRNELYKMINWWIDKGIDGYRVDAISHIKKEYANTEGAGDHLFVPSWDKFMNVDGIQPLLKELHEETFSKHDIMTVGEANGVSADEIDEWVSEETGKFNMIFQFEDIDLWNTEVTNGVNVPELKKVLSKWQDKVNGIGWNALFIENHDKPRVVSTWGDDQTYWRESATALACMYFFMQGTPFIYQGQEIGMSNAPFEELDHFDDVHTHNLYFHKKENGMDHESIMTLLRATSRDHSRTPMQWNNGLHAGFSAEQPWIGVNPNYEWLNVEAQENDPHSILSFYKQMIWLRKNMDVFVYGEYKLIEMGHESVFAYTRESEDDKVLIVTNLGQHACLCAVDPEDSTLLLANYSNIDPEQLMPYEARVYKIPKDAVIG; encoded by the coding sequence ATGAATAAAAAATGGTGGAAAGAAGCAATTGTTTATCAAGTCTACCCACGTAGTTTTATGGATTCAAACGGTGATGGCTTAGGTGATATTAACGGAGTCACAAGCAAATTGGATTATTTAAAAGACATGGGCATCGATGTTATTTGGATTTGTCCAATGTACAAATCTCCAAACGACGACAACGGCTATGATATTAGTGATTATCAAGCTATTTTAGAAGACTTTGGGACGATGGATGATTTTGAACGACTAATGGAAGAAGTTCATGCACGTGGGATGAAACTGATCATCGATTTGGTGATCAATCATACGAGTGATGAGCATCCATGGTTCATAGAATCTAGTTCATCACGTCACAATCCGAAACGCGACTGGTATGTGTGGCGCGACGAACCGTTAAACTGGGAAAGTATTTTCGGGGGACCTGCTTGGGAATTTGATGAAAAAACGCAACAATATTATCTTCACATTTTCTCGAAAAAGCAGCCTGATTTAAACTGGGAAAACCCTGAAGTACGCAACGAACTGTATAAAATGATTAATTGGTGGATCGACAAAGGAATCGACGGTTACCGCGTAGATGCCATTAGTCATATTAAAAAAGAGTACGCCAATACAGAAGGGGCAGGCGATCATTTATTTGTTCCGTCGTGGGATAAATTCATGAACGTTGATGGCATCCAGCCGTTGTTGAAAGAATTGCACGAAGAAACATTTAGCAAACACGACATCATGACAGTCGGAGAAGCAAATGGTGTGTCGGCAGATGAAATCGATGAGTGGGTTAGCGAAGAAACTGGCAAATTCAATATGATTTTCCAGTTTGAAGACATTGATTTATGGAATACGGAAGTAACGAACGGCGTAAATGTTCCAGAACTCAAAAAAGTGCTGAGCAAATGGCAAGACAAAGTAAACGGCATTGGTTGGAATGCATTATTCATTGAAAACCATGACAAGCCGCGAGTTGTCTCGACTTGGGGAGATGATCAAACATACTGGCGTGAAAGTGCGACCGCATTAGCGTGTATGTATTTCTTTATGCAAGGTACGCCATTTATTTACCAAGGACAAGAAATCGGCATGTCGAACGCACCGTTTGAGGAACTTGATCATTTTGATGACGTTCATACGCATAACTTATACTTCCACAAAAAAGAAAATGGCATGGACCACGAATCCATTATGACGCTACTGCGTGCCACTAGCCGCGACCATTCACGTACGCCGATGCAATGGAACAATGGTTTACATGCAGGATTTTCTGCAGAACAGCCTTGGATTGGCGTTAATCCGAATTATGAATGGCTAAACGTAGAAGCTCAAGAAAACGATCCGCATTCAATACTGTCTTTCTACAAACAAATGATTTGGCTTCGCAAAAATATGGACGTCTTCGTTTACGGGGAGTATAAGTTAATTGAAATGGGTCATGAATCTGTATTTGCCTATACGCGCGAATCTGAAGACGACAAAGTGTTGATTGTTACAAACCTTGGTCAGCACGCTTGCTTATGTGCTGTTGACCCAGAAGATTCAACTTTGCTATTAGCAAATTATAGTAACATCGATCCCGAGCAATTAATGCCATACGAAGCACGTGTTTATAAAATACCAAAAGATGCAGTGATTGGGTAA
- a CDS encoding MEDS domain-containing protein: MNKGMLQLFKERQGVRVLYAYDEIQKYIEHVAAYAKHGIEAGDHIVLIENPRLSPKIYSELESQLTKEQMECIHFVKSFDFYFSNGNYHPPAIQAYFEKMLQPFIEERATYRAWVHVEWASGDFPMHLIEDFEKVLDVSVKNYQFPLICAYDDKLLEDPIRDMLLKKHPYILGEDDIIASDLYTTAES, from the coding sequence ATGAACAAAGGCATGCTGCAATTATTTAAAGAACGGCAAGGTGTACGCGTGTTATATGCCTATGACGAAATTCAAAAATACATTGAACACGTCGCAGCTTATGCGAAGCATGGCATAGAAGCAGGAGATCATATCGTGTTGATCGAAAATCCTCGTTTGTCACCAAAAATCTATTCCGAATTAGAGAGTCAGCTAACAAAAGAACAGATGGAATGTATTCATTTTGTTAAAAGCTTTGATTTTTATTTTTCGAACGGGAATTACCATCCGCCCGCAATTCAAGCTTATTTTGAAAAAATGCTTCAACCATTTATAGAAGAAAGAGCAACATATAGAGCTTGGGTACATGTAGAATGGGCATCTGGAGATTTTCCTATGCACTTGATAGAAGACTTTGAAAAAGTTCTTGACGTCTCCGTAAAAAATTATCAATTCCCATTGATATGCGCTTACGATGATAAATTACTCGAAGACCCAATCCGAGACATGTTACTCAAAAAACATCCATATATATTGGGTGAAGACGATATCATCGCATCTGATTTATATACAACAGCAGAAAGTTAA
- a CDS encoding DUF4385 domain-containing protein — MAFDYDLDYENLDLRKNPELYRVGRGEQGVLLVQPYKGEILPHWRFKTPEIAQESCDKISEMFEEYRKQDDFVGMDMARKFIQMGYTRARRYTNYKGGRKYNEDGSIKERDIDPIKAESAAIFKKRWDEIREDEDYLKRKKKHQKEFG, encoded by the coding sequence ATGGCGTTTGATTATGACCTTGATTATGAAAATCTTGATTTACGAAAAAATCCAGAACTCTATCGTGTGGGTAGAGGAGAGCAAGGGGTACTTTTAGTACAGCCATATAAAGGTGAGATATTGCCCCATTGGCGATTTAAGACGCCAGAAATTGCGCAAGAGTCGTGCGATAAAATTTCTGAGATGTTTGAGGAGTACCGCAAACAAGATGATTTTGTCGGCATGGACATGGCACGTAAATTCATTCAAATGGGCTATACGCGTGCTCGGCGCTACACCAATTACAAAGGTGGCCGTAAATACAATGAAGATGGCAGTATAAAAGAACGAGACATTGATCCAATTAAAGCAGAGTCGGCAGCAATCTTTAAAAAACGCTGGGACGAAATCCGTGAAGATGAAGATTACTTGAAGCGCAAAAAAAAGCACCAGAAAGAATTTGGCTAA
- a CDS encoding TIGR01777 family oxidoreductase, protein MKKVVLAGGTGFVGQYLEQKFTEQGYKVIIISRQSGHLNWSNHRGIVQALEGAEMVVNLAGKSVNCRYTEANKREIFDSRMETTEALGTAILNCDNPPPLWINSSTSTIYRHAEDRPMTEANGEFGSGFSVEVGKAWEQAFFSFNLPATRQVALRLSIVLGKDGGVMTPYENMVRFGLGGKQGDGKQMFSWIHLEDVYRIVLFVRDHDQISGVLNTTSPEPVTNRELMKQLRMAMDRKIGLPATKWMLNVGAVMIGTETELILKSRWILPERLQQFGFTYTYPTLDKALRNILDT, encoded by the coding sequence ATGAAGAAAGTCGTATTAGCTGGAGGCACGGGCTTTGTTGGACAATACTTAGAACAGAAGTTCACAGAACAAGGTTATAAAGTGATCATTATATCTCGGCAGTCAGGACATTTGAATTGGTCGAATCATAGGGGAATTGTCCAAGCACTTGAAGGCGCAGAAATGGTCGTCAATTTAGCAGGAAAATCGGTAAACTGTCGCTATACAGAAGCCAACAAGCGAGAGATTTTTGATTCGAGGATGGAAACAACCGAAGCGCTAGGAACAGCGATTTTAAATTGTGACAATCCGCCACCGCTATGGATCAACTCTAGTACCTCGACAATTTATCGTCATGCAGAAGATCGTCCAATGACTGAGGCGAACGGTGAATTTGGCAGTGGCTTTTCAGTTGAAGTCGGCAAAGCGTGGGAGCAGGCGTTTTTTTCTTTTAATTTGCCGGCTACGCGACAAGTAGCGCTGCGTTTATCAATTGTTCTTGGTAAAGATGGTGGTGTTATGACGCCGTATGAAAATATGGTGCGCTTTGGACTTGGTGGCAAACAAGGCGACGGCAAGCAAATGTTTAGCTGGATTCATTTAGAAGATGTTTACAGAATCGTCTTGTTCGTGCGCGATCATGACCAAATTAGCGGTGTACTTAATACAACTTCACCAGAACCCGTTACAAATCGCGAACTAATGAAGCAATTGCGAATGGCAATGGATAGAAAAATTGGATTGCCAGCAACCAAATGGATGTTAAATGTTGGAGCGGTAATGATTGGAACAGAAACGGAATTGATTTTAAAAAGTCGTTGGATTTTACCAGAGCGTTTACAGCAGTTCGGCTTTACTTATACGTACCCTACACTCGACAAAGCGCTTCGAAATATACTTGACACTTAA
- a CDS encoding RNA polymerase sigma factor, translating to MTIDEILMIGIRNREEQALTDLYDRYHRIIWNIARQNNPDQSVCEKLVTHVFRAVWTKPQDFIQNRRLLAMLIDCCQLEILESANKI from the coding sequence TTGACCATAGACGAAATATTGATGATTGGAATTCGCAACCGAGAAGAACAGGCATTAACCGATTTGTACGACCGTTATCATCGCATAATATGGAATATTGCCCGTCAAAACAATCCAGATCAATCTGTCTGTGAGAAACTCGTCACTCATGTGTTCCGAGCTGTTTGGACAAAGCCCCAAGACTTTATACAAAATCGCAGATTGCTGGCGATGTTAATTGACTGCTGCCAATTGGAAATCCTGGAATCAGCTAATAAAATATAA
- a CDS encoding MarR family winged helix-turn-helix transcriptional regulator, with product MEERETYMQLMLSFANVQKNMVRFIQKSAVEKGLSIPQYSILMTIFSCSEMTQKTVGEKTFLPKSTLSQAVDGLVKEGYLHRQQVACNRREMMLSLSEKGQELVDGFHLQEDGLYQVFKSASNQFTAEQMSELLEAHQKISTYLTGVELEVTTK from the coding sequence GTGGAAGAAAGAGAAACGTATATGCAATTAATGTTGTCATTTGCCAATGTGCAAAAAAATATGGTTCGCTTTATTCAAAAATCAGCTGTGGAAAAAGGCTTGTCGATTCCACAGTATTCGATTTTGATGACTATTTTTAGTTGCAGTGAAATGACGCAAAAGACTGTGGGAGAAAAAACCTTCTTGCCAAAAAGTACATTGAGCCAAGCGGTAGACGGCTTAGTAAAAGAAGGGTATCTCCACCGGCAACAAGTGGCGTGCAACCGGCGTGAAATGATGTTGTCATTAAGTGAAAAAGGCCAAGAATTAGTAGATGGGTTTCATTTACAAGAAGACGGATTATATCAGGTATTTAAATCAGCGAGTAATCAATTTACCGCCGAACAAATGAGCGAGCTTCTCGAAGCTCACCAGAAAATTTCGACCTACTTAACAGGAGTGGAACTCGAGGTGACAACCAAATGA